The Candidatus Saccharibacteria bacterium genome has a segment encoding these proteins:
- the fusA gene encoding elongation factor G, which produces MADKTYELKDYRNIGIIAHIDAGKTTTTEGILYRTGMKHKIGAVHDGEATMDWMEQEQERGITITSAATTCYWKDHQINIIDTPGHIDFTVEVERSLRVLDGAVTVFDGKMGVESQTETVWRQANKYGVPRICFVNKINQTGGDFYKSLDSIHARLTRRAHPIHLPIGFEKEINGIIDLVSMKAYTYKDFTDKELIEGDVPADMLEKAKNYRSLLIESAVEFDDDLMMKFLENGEEALSEEEIKSAVRKAVLSGEFFAVTGGDGRGVIVEKVLDLVVDYLPSPLDRGSTFGKNPKTEETMERKPDTSEPLSALAFKIATDPFVGKLAFFRVYSGTLDAGSYVLNVSTGNKERIGRLLRMHANDREEVKSVKAGDIAAAVGLKDTTTGDSLSDVGSPIMLEKIDFPDPPVAIAIEPKTKADQEKMGVALQRLAEEDPTFRVKVDHETGQTIISGMGELHLEIIVDRMKREFKVEANIGQPQVAYRETIKKSGVEIQGKFIRQSGGRGQYGDVWLRLEPQEPGAGFEFVDEIKGGVVPREYIKPVQQGIEEAMANGVIAGYPVVDIKASLYDGSYHDVDSSEAAFKIAGSMALQAGVKKSNPVLLEPVMKVVVICPEEFMGDVVGDLNSRRGRIESMEDLPANAKEITSFVPLAEMFGYTNDLRSKTQGRAASSMELDHYGEVPPHVAEAVIAKQQG; this is translated from the coding sequence ATGGCAGACAAGACATATGAACTAAAAGACTACCGAAACATCGGTATTATTGCGCATATTGACGCAGGTAAAACAACAACTACCGAAGGTATTTTGTATCGCACCGGTATGAAGCACAAAATTGGTGCGGTTCACGACGGCGAAGCCACAATGGACTGGATGGAACAAGAGCAAGAACGTGGTATTACCATTACATCTGCTGCTACAACGTGTTACTGGAAAGATCACCAAATTAACATTATCGACACCCCCGGCCACATTGACTTTACCGTCGAGGTAGAGCGGTCTTTGCGTGTATTAGATGGTGCAGTTACTGTATTTGACGGAAAAATGGGTGTTGAATCCCAAACCGAAACTGTATGGCGCCAAGCCAACAAGTACGGTGTTCCACGTATTTGCTTTGTAAACAAAATTAACCAAACCGGTGGTGACTTCTATAAATCACTGGACAGTATTCACGCTCGCTTAACTCGCCGCGCTCACCCAATTCACCTACCGATTGGCTTCGAAAAAGAAATTAACGGCATTATCGACCTCGTTAGCATGAAAGCCTACACCTACAAGGACTTTACTGACAAAGAACTTATAGAGGGCGATGTACCGGCAGATATGCTTGAAAAAGCTAAAAATTATCGAAGTCTTTTAATTGAGTCAGCTGTTGAATTTGACGACGACTTAATGATGAAGTTCCTCGAAAACGGCGAAGAAGCTCTAAGCGAAGAAGAAATTAAGTCAGCAGTTAGAAAAGCTGTTTTGTCTGGTGAATTCTTTGCTGTAACTGGCGGCGACGGACGCGGCGTGATCGTAGAAAAAGTTCTTGACCTTGTTGTTGATTACCTCCCAAGTCCACTTGACCGAGGTTCAACATTCGGTAAAAACCCGAAAACCGAAGAGACTATGGAACGTAAACCCGACACCAGTGAGCCACTATCTGCTTTGGCTTTTAAGATCGCAACCGACCCATTTGTCGGTAAGCTTGCCTTCTTTAGAGTTTATTCAGGCACACTGGATGCTGGATCGTACGTACTAAATGTATCTACAGGCAATAAAGAACGAATTGGTCGCTTGCTCCGTATGCACGCGAACGACCGGGAAGAAGTTAAGTCAGTAAAAGCTGGTGATATTGCAGCTGCTGTTGGTCTTAAAGATACCACTACCGGTGATTCACTGAGTGATGTCGGTAGTCCAATTATGCTTGAAAAGATTGATTTCCCTGACCCTCCAGTAGCAATTGCAATTGAACCTAAAACTAAAGCCGACCAAGAAAAAATGGGTGTCGCCCTTCAGCGTTTGGCTGAAGAAGACCCGACATTCCGCGTTAAGGTTGACCACGAAACTGGCCAGACAATTATTAGCGGTATGGGCGAACTTCACTTAGAAATTATCGTTGATCGTATGAAACGAGAATTTAAGGTTGAAGCCAACATTGGTCAACCACAGGTTGCATACCGTGAAACTATTAAGAAATCTGGTGTTGAAATACAAGGTAAGTTCATTCGACAGTCTGGTGGTCGTGGTCAGTATGGTGACGTATGGTTGCGTCTTGAGCCACAAGAACCAGGTGCTGGATTCGAATTTGTTGACGAAATTAAGGGCGGCGTTGTTCCTCGAGAATACATTAAGCCTGTTCAGCAAGGAATCGAAGAAGCTATGGCTAATGGTGTTATTGCTGGCTACCCAGTTGTTGACATTAAGGCCAGCCTGTATGACGGAAGCTACCACGACGTTGACTCGTCTGAAGCAGCCTTTAAAATCGCTGGATCAATGGCATTACAAGCTGGTGTTAAGAAGTCAAACCCAGTACTACTCGAACCTGTCATGAAAGTTGTTGTAATCTGTCCAGAAGAATTCATGGGTGACGTCGTTGGTGACTTAAACTCTCGTCGTGGCCGAATCGAATCAATGGAAGACTTGCCAGCAAATGCTAAAGAAATTACTTCGTTTGTGCCTTTGGCTGAAATGTTTGGCTACACAAACGACCTTCGTTCAAAAACCCAAGGACGTGCAGCTAGCTCAATGGAACTTGACCACTACGGTGAAGTACCTCCACACGTAGCCGAAGCAGTGATTGCTAAGCAGCAAGGTTAA
- a CDS encoding 30S ribosomal protein S12, whose translation MPTINQLVRKGRSTTKKKSKSADLHFVQDSLHNRKYKKDTPLRRGVCIKVTTRTPRKPNSALRKVARVRLTNGQEVWAYIGGEGHNLQEHAVVLVRGGRVPDLPGVRYHIVRGTLDLQGVSDRKQRRSKYGAKKD comes from the coding sequence ATGCCTACAATTAACCAATTGGTTCGTAAGGGCCGATCAACCACAAAAAAGAAGAGTAAGTCAGCTGACTTGCACTTTGTTCAGGATTCACTGCACAATCGTAAATACAAAAAAGACACACCACTACGCCGTGGCGTTTGTATTAAGGTGACTACCCGAACCCCGCGTAAACCAAACTCAGCGCTACGTAAAGTGGCTCGTGTTCGTCTAACAAACGGTCAAGAAGTTTGGGCGTACATTGGCGGCGAAGGTCACAACCTACAAGAACACGCTGTTGTTCTCGTGCGTGGCGGGCGTGTACCGGACCTTCCGGGCGTGCGTTATCACATTGTTCGCGGAACACTCGACCTTCAGGGCGTGTCCGACCGTAAACAACGACGCAGTAAGTACGGCGCTAAAAAAGACTAA
- the rpsJ gene encoding 30S ribosomal protein S10 yields the protein MADQQKQRIRIRLKAYDHKVIDQSAKQIIETAERTGAKVNGPIPLPTKKSTYTVIRSPHVYKKSREQFEMRVHKRLIDITEPTPKTIDSLMNLSLPAGCDAEIKM from the coding sequence ATGGCCGATCAACAAAAGCAACGAATTCGAATTCGTCTAAAAGCGTACGATCACAAAGTAATTGACCAGAGTGCAAAGCAAATTATTGAAACCGCCGAGCGAACAGGCGCAAAAGTAAATGGACCAATTCCATTGCCGACAAAAAAGTCTACGTATACTGTTATTCGTTCACCGCACGTGTACAAAAAATCACGTGAACAATTTGAAATGCGTGTTCACAAGCGATTGATTGATATCACAGAGCCAACGCCAAAAACTATTGATTCATTAATGAACCTTAGTTTGCCAGCCGGATGCGACGCTGAAATCAAGATGTAA
- the tuf gene encoding elongation factor Tu, translated as MADFDRSKPHVNVGTMGHVDHGKTTLTAAITYTLSKKLPSDVNKSIAYDEIDKAPEEKARGITIATSHQEYESENRHYAHVDMPGHADYVKNMITGAAQVDGAVLVVSAADGPMPQTREHVLLARQVGVPKIVVFLNKMDMADPELVELVEMDVRELLSKYDFDGDNAPIIKGSALKALEDDEEHMNSVMELVKAMDEYIEEPKRELDKDFLMPIEDVFSIKGRGTVATGRVETGVVKVGEEIEIIGLKDTTKTTVTGVEMFNKNLDQGQAGDNVGVLLRGVEREDIERGQVLAKPGTITPHTEFDAEVYILTKDEGGRHTPFFKGYKPQFYFRTTDVTGEVELPADVEMVMPGDTITFKVKLIQPIAMDQGLRFAIREGGRTVGAGVVTKINK; from the coding sequence ATGGCTGATTTTGATCGTTCAAAGCCGCACGTAAACGTTGGTACTATGGGCCACGTTGACCACGGTAAAACTACACTAACTGCAGCGATTACTTACACGCTGTCTAAAAAGCTTCCAAGCGACGTAAACAAGTCAATTGCTTACGACGAAATTGACAAAGCTCCAGAAGAAAAAGCACGTGGTATTACCATTGCTACTTCTCACCAAGAGTACGAATCAGAAAATCGTCACTACGCACACGTTGACATGCCTGGTCACGCTGACTACGTAAAAAACATGATCACTGGTGCTGCACAGGTTGACGGTGCTGTCTTGGTTGTATCCGCAGCTGATGGCCCAATGCCACAAACTCGTGAACACGTTCTATTGGCTCGCCAAGTTGGTGTACCAAAGATTGTTGTTTTCTTGAACAAGATGGACATGGCTGACCCTGAACTAGTAGAACTAGTTGAAATGGACGTTCGTGAACTTCTTAGCAAGTACGACTTTGATGGCGACAACGCACCAATCATTAAAGGTTCTGCACTAAAAGCTCTTGAAGACGACGAAGAACACATGAACTCTGTAATGGAACTTGTTAAGGCTATGGACGAATACATCGAAGAGCCAAAACGAGAACTAGACAAAGACTTCCTAATGCCAATCGAAGACGTTTTCTCAATCAAAGGACGTGGAACGGTTGCAACTGGTCGTGTAGAAACTGGTGTAGTTAAAGTTGGTGAAGAAATTGAGATCATTGGTCTTAAAGACACTACAAAAACTACAGTAACTGGTGTTGAAATGTTCAACAAAAACCTTGACCAAGGTCAAGCTGGTGACAACGTTGGTGTGTTGCTACGTGGTGTTGAACGTGAAGACATTGAACGTGGACAAGTTTTGGCAAAGCCAGGAACAATTACTCCGCACACAGAATTTGACGCTGAAGTTTACATCCTAACTAAAGACGAAGGTGGACGACACACTCCATTCTTCAAAGGATACAAGCCACAGTTCTACTTCCGTACTACGGACGTAACTGGTGAAGTTGAACTTCCAGCTGACGTTGAAATGGTTATGCCTGGTGACACAATCACTTTCAAAGTGAAGCTTATCCAGCCAATCGCTATGGACCAAGGGCTACGTTTTGCTATCCGTGAAGGTGGCCGAACTGTTGGTGCTGGTGTTGTGACTAAAATCAACAAATAG
- the rpsG gene encoding 30S ribosomal protein S7, translating into MPRKKTKSLIRDIPGDRKYGSVLVQKIINKTMQDGKKQKAEAAVYQAMELAATKLKSKDPLKTIEQAIDNIRPSVEVRSRRVGGANYQIPFPVQGNRQTHLTLMWFIEAARSRRKSAGKPFAEVMAAEIVDAVNETGSAVKKKEDVHRMAEANRAFAHFARY; encoded by the coding sequence ATGCCACGTAAGAAGACTAAATCATTAATCAGAGACATTCCGGGCGACCGTAAGTACGGCTCTGTTTTGGTTCAAAAAATCATTAACAAGACTATGCAAGACGGCAAGAAACAAAAAGCTGAAGCTGCAGTTTACCAAGCTATGGAATTGGCTGCTACTAAGCTTAAGTCAAAAGACCCGCTTAAGACCATCGAACAAGCAATCGATAATATTCGTCCAAGTGTAGAAGTCCGATCACGACGCGTTGGTGGAGCAAACTATCAAATTCCATTCCCTGTACAAGGTAATCGTCAGACTCACTTAACACTAATGTGGTTTATCGAAGCTGCTCGTTCTCGACGTAAAAGTGCAGGAAAGCCATTTGCAGAAGTAATGGCTGCCGAAATTGTTGATGCGGTTAACGAAACTGGTTCAGCTGTTAAGAAAAAAGAAGACGTACACCGAATGGCCGAAGCCAACCGTGCGTTCGCACACTTCGCCCGCTACTAA
- the rpoC gene encoding DNA-directed RNA polymerase subunit beta', which translates to MYAQGYSKDMTDFDAVRLTIASSERILEWSHGEVLKPETINYRTQKPERDGLFCERIFGPVKDINPNDPKYRGIRNREVARDHKGEIVTKSIVRRERMGHISLAAPVTHIWFLRGTPSAVGLILNMTVKNLEKVVYFASYIVTKVDGEARDQMIADLDAEAEAAQAAIKARFEQASKEENADVKELAKQQSKELEDTAAEYDTKRAQLLSLVKKALITEGAYREMPREYRDLVTVKMGGKAIKALLDEIKLEDLIADLTEQADGAKGQRRKRLVKRLKMLEGMQRANIQPKSMIMTALPVIPPDLRPMVQLTGGRFATSDLNDLYRRVINRNNRLKKLVDLKAPEVIQRNEQRMLQEAVDALIDNNASRSGRAVAATGGRRKLKSLSDMLKGKQGRFRQNLLGKRVDYSGRSVIVAGPELNIEQCGLPKMMALELFKPFVIGRLIELDYAHNIKSATRMIESGDAEVWDALDEVIKGKYVLLNRAPTLHRLGIQAFQPVLIEGKAIQLHPLVCAGFNADFDGDQMAVHLPLSDAAQAEARELMTARKNLLKPSDGSPILHIQQDIVLGCYYLTYEKYKLEGKRPVFSDIDEALYAYDQGHIKLQSPVSIFAKGARRDTTLGRVLFNEILPEDFPFQDVTGTKKSLAKIMAKIFAKYGSDVTAEVADELKDLGFEYATASGLSTGVFDYPDIAELDDIMEEGDKRAAEISDQYEEGLITEEERYRLTVDSWRDVDDKVMQTLESTFEETDSSVSLAAISGARGNVGQLKQVTGSLGMVADTTGRIIELPIKNNYKRGLSSLENFISTRGTRRTMIDTALKTADSGYLTRRMVDVVQDVFINDTDVEDPGYTITREETEGIGLEFADRVTGRILAADLKAGSKVLAKAGDLITPDIAEEIDEHDVQEATIRSILTDTSVRGISPSSYGVDMSKSELVKPFTPVGVIAAQSIGEPGTQLTLRTFHAGGVAGEDITQGLPRVDELLEARNPKGQAFLTEIDGKVSIREAGNHYVVQVASDADKAVAHELGDRKVQIKSGSKVKAGDVLADKDGKKPLAAKIDGVAEVYADQIVVIGDTGKVRLYEIPGFKALTVSDGDSVEKGDRLTTGSINVRELMKLKGVLETQRYIITEIRRIFASQGHNIADKHLEIVVNQMFSRVQVDDPGDSSFVIGDIVSKAAIIDENKTLADAGKEPAQYSQLLLGITKVSTWSDSFLSAASFQDTTRVLIQAAVNGRVDNLYGLKENVIIGRKIPVGTGARVNNDQADEVTEVAE; encoded by the coding sequence AAAAACCAGAACGAGACGGGTTGTTCTGTGAAAGAATTTTTGGTCCAGTTAAAGACATTAACCCCAACGATCCAAAATACCGCGGTATTCGTAACCGAGAAGTTGCACGCGATCACAAAGGTGAAATTGTCACTAAGAGTATTGTTCGTCGTGAACGAATGGGCCACATTAGCCTAGCGGCTCCTGTGACACACATTTGGTTCTTGCGCGGTACGCCAAGTGCAGTTGGTTTGATTCTAAACATGACTGTCAAAAATCTTGAAAAAGTTGTGTACTTCGCTAGCTACATCGTTACAAAAGTCGACGGTGAAGCCCGTGACCAAATGATTGCCGACCTTGATGCCGAAGCAGAAGCAGCGCAAGCAGCAATTAAAGCTCGTTTTGAACAAGCGTCTAAAGAAGAAAACGCCGATGTTAAAGAACTTGCTAAGCAGCAAAGCAAAGAACTCGAAGATACAGCCGCCGAATACGACACCAAGCGAGCTCAATTACTAAGCTTAGTTAAAAAAGCCCTTATTACTGAAGGCGCTTACCGTGAAATGCCTCGCGAGTACCGCGACTTGGTAACAGTAAAAATGGGTGGAAAAGCCATCAAAGCTTTGTTGGACGAAATCAAACTAGAAGATTTGATTGCTGATTTGACCGAACAAGCTGACGGCGCCAAAGGACAACGTCGAAAACGACTTGTTAAACGTCTAAAAATGCTCGAAGGTATGCAACGAGCTAATATTCAGCCGAAGTCTATGATTATGACTGCATTGCCAGTAATCCCACCAGACCTCCGCCCAATGGTGCAGCTTACCGGTGGTCGTTTTGCTACAAGTGACTTAAATGACTTGTACCGACGAGTAATTAACCGAAACAATCGTCTTAAAAAGTTGGTTGATCTTAAAGCCCCAGAAGTTATTCAGCGAAACGAACAACGAATGCTTCAAGAAGCTGTCGATGCATTAATTGACAACAACGCTTCACGTAGCGGACGAGCTGTAGCAGCAACTGGCGGTCGCAGAAAACTAAAATCACTCAGCGATATGCTTAAAGGTAAGCAAGGTCGATTCCGACAAAACCTCCTTGGTAAGCGAGTTGACTACTCAGGTCGTTCAGTAATCGTAGCCGGTCCTGAATTAAACATCGAACAATGTGGTCTGCCAAAAATGATGGCCCTCGAATTGTTTAAACCATTTGTGATTGGCCGATTAATCGAGCTTGATTACGCACACAACATCAAATCAGCTACACGCATGATTGAATCTGGTGATGCAGAGGTATGGGACGCGTTGGACGAGGTGATTAAAGGCAAGTACGTACTACTTAACCGTGCTCCAACTCTTCACCGACTCGGTATTCAAGCTTTCCAACCGGTATTGATTGAAGGTAAAGCTATTCAGCTTCACCCGCTTGTTTGTGCTGGATTCAACGCAGACTTCGATGGTGACCAAATGGCAGTTCACTTACCATTAAGTGACGCAGCGCAGGCTGAAGCCCGCGAACTAATGACAGCTCGCAAAAACCTGCTTAAACCGTCTGACGGTTCGCCAATTCTGCACATCCAGCAGGATATTGTATTGGGTTGTTACTACTTAACGTACGAAAAATACAAGCTAGAAGGTAAGCGACCGGTGTTTTCTGACATCGACGAAGCACTCTATGCGTACGACCAAGGTCACATCAAACTTCAATCTCCAGTTTCTATTTTTGCCAAAGGTGCACGACGTGACACGACGTTAGGTCGGGTATTGTTTAACGAAATCTTGCCAGAAGACTTTCCGTTCCAAGACGTTACTGGTACCAAAAAATCACTTGCTAAGATTATGGCTAAGATATTTGCCAAATACGGCAGCGACGTAACAGCTGAAGTTGCTGACGAACTTAAAGATTTAGGTTTCGAATATGCAACAGCATCTGGTCTTTCTACTGGTGTGTTTGACTACCCAGACATTGCTGAGCTTGACGACATTATGGAAGAAGGCGATAAGCGAGCAGCAGAAATTTCTGACCAATACGAAGAAGGTCTTATTACAGAAGAAGAACGCTACCGCCTAACCGTAGACAGCTGGCGCGACGTAGACGACAAAGTCATGCAGACACTTGAATCTACTTTTGAAGAAACTGACTCATCAGTTTCATTAGCGGCGATTTCAGGTGCTCGTGGTAACGTTGGTCAGCTAAAACAGGTGACTGGTTCACTTGGTATGGTTGCTGACACAACCGGTAGAATTATTGAACTACCAATTAAGAACAACTACAAGCGCGGACTTTCAAGCCTTGAGAACTTTATCTCAACTCGTGGTACTCGACGTACTATGATCGACACCGCGCTAAAAACAGCCGACTCAGGGTACCTTACCCGACGTATGGTTGACGTTGTTCAAGATGTGTTTATAAACGACACCGATGTCGAAGACCCAGGGTACACCATTACTCGTGAAGAAACTGAAGGTATTGGCCTAGAGTTTGCCGACCGTGTAACAGGACGTATTTTAGCCGCAGACCTAAAAGCTGGCAGCAAAGTACTCGCAAAAGCTGGAGACCTTATTACTCCAGACATTGCAGAAGAAATCGACGAACACGATGTTCAAGAAGCGACTATAAGAAGCATTCTAACCGATACATCAGTTCGTGGGATTAGCCCATCTAGCTACGGTGTAGACATGAGTAAAAGTGAGTTAGTTAAACCATTTACTCCAGTTGGTGTTATTGCAGCCCAGAGTATTGGTGAACCTGGTACGCAGCTAACACTGCGAACCTTCCACGCCGGTGGTGTGGCTGGTGAAGACATCACGCAAGGTCTTCCTCGTGTAGACGAACTTCTAGAAGCTCGTAATCCAAAAGGACAAGCTTTCTTAACTGAAATCGACGGAAAAGTAAGCATTCGTGAAGCTGGCAATCATTACGTGGTTCAGGTTGCTTCCGACGCTGACAAAGCTGTTGCTCATGAGCTTGGCGATCGAAAAGTACAGATCAAGTCAGGCAGCAAGGTTAAAGCTGGCGACGTATTAGCAGACAAAGATGGTAAAAAACCACTCGCCGCTAAGATCGACGGCGTGGCAGAAGTCTACGCTGATCAAATAGTTGTCATTGGCGACACTGGTAAGGTCCGATTGTACGAAATACCTGGCTTTAAAGCCCTAACTGTTAGCGATGGCGACAGTGTAGAAAAAGGTGATCGTCTTACAACTGGTTCTATCAACGTGCGTGAATTGATGAAGCTCAAGGGAGTACTCGAAACTCAACGCTACATCATTACAGAAATTCGTCGAATTTTTGCTAGCCAAGGCCACAACATTGCCGACAAGCACCTTGAAATTGTGGTTAACCAAATGTTTAGCCGTGTTCAAGTTGACGACCCAGGTGACAGTAGTTTTGTAATTGGTGACATCGTGTCTAAAGCTGCGATTATTGACGAGAATAAGACCCTTGCTGACGCCGGTAAAGAACCAGCACAGTACAGTCAGCTACTACTTGGAATCACCAAGGTTTCTACATGGTCTGACTCATTCCTATCTGCCGCCAGTTTCCAAGATACAACTCGCGTATTGATACAGGCTGCTGTTAACGGACGAGTCGACAACCTGTACGGTCTTAAAGAAAACGTTATTATTGGTCGAAAGATTCCTGTTGGTACAGGGGCTCGAGTCAATAATGATCAGGCCGATGAAGTAACAGAGGTTGCAGAATAA